Proteins encoded in a region of the Cydia splendana chromosome 19, ilCydSple1.2, whole genome shotgun sequence genome:
- the LOC134800273 gene encoding RIMS-binding protein 2, with the protein MSGYGGGMSGDSDALSRRLRDAERARADAERAHADALAQLRSAQRSPLDAHTVDQLQSRARELEKKAALETVRCEELQLELSASLRARGAPATSWSQHQQQHQQPASEIERIMAKIEQDNRILAELEHTRSTTHGMQTSGSNQALGDFHSPAPSPLPHSYTSAGHHQVAICQSNTMPTLSSLHATGQFTAPSSNSVAYSMSAHNPTSYTNPVSAYSTNTYGLTNPSHQVTFTNPVTAPLVNNIGQLSSTLAGLQSNLQNITGNVSGMSLGGGLTGSTLTGTMAGSGLTSCLNNVQTSLSGGLTSTLGGMQSTYTGGLGNALSNLTNATQLGGLNTSLTGTNVYGAGTGTYTNPLLSSGIGTNAMNIKLKPLDEIDLGIGRYGTTTSGVGRVATPVTPHQPGWSLGLDSQFGTDRLGALDSGFSHDRNQRALSRIMPNSGLEMDIRNTHYMNGTAPSQEGQVDMLDIPGKGRCCVYIARFSYDPPDIESAEGELSVSAGDYLLVWGPPDSNAAMLDAELLDGRRGLVPANFVQRLVGDDLLEFHQAVVATLRDADESATTAISDLSLSRDVARLSEVADLSEGPEDDDNVPAPRQLTLERQLNKSVLIGWTAPEGVQQANIESYHVYVDGVLKTTVKASERTRALVEGVDSNRPHRISVRSVTVTRRTSRDAACTMVIGRDTANMGPTCVRASGVTCSQAVISWLPANSNHQHVVCVNNVEVRTVKPGVYRHTITGLSPSTQYRVTVRAKHLRAGPPSGIPIEEAPGAYTDFRTLPKGLPDPPAEIMVEAGPQDGTLLVTWQPVLRPPASGPVTGYAVYADGKKVTDVDSPTGDHALIDIGKLIGLNPKCVTVRTKSRDSQSGDSAPTPIPPAVLRGVVNRGPRGPMGPMGPMGPMGPSGQQQGFRGQQRPQPYQQHQQVLEHDENLSDKEIFPSANRHDPHAAQPASGFGTGLLKSIFDKITPSQSGIPAIEITKEGAAELGSEDEERRRQQQQPSQPAQASQQPSGQPYPNTQAYHGTQQPPYQPQPAGQYPSSQPPYPGAPGPAAGPMPPYNQPPPRNHHERGRPPNPHQQQQQQQGQQGAYGPRGGAPQGPRGAAPRHPQQHPQSKRSRYFMALFDYDPATMSPNPESCDEELPFSDGDIIKVWGDKDADGFFWGECRGRRGYVPHNMVVEVSEADAGQAAASKPRDRWTDSYANQPVRRMVALFDYDPQELSPNVDADAELSFQTGQIIHVYGDMDDDGFFMAEIDGVRGLVPSNFLAESNDQYAGTGQPGQGAVGGRGGAALRGRGGGAAPGPGARGPPPPPRDNVAPAPRNQQRKDACPLPPSQLDHNTCASNPEQVNSQQARARGAASAPAPASTIARTSAGNVGTPVQSPAAGGLGSLGGLGSLGSSPAAAPPAAASPARRAGPAVVPQPAVQPLQTPAQQQPPTSQPNLMQKFTEMTAPGGDILSKGKELIFMKFGLGGK; encoded by the exons ATGAGCGGTTACGGCGGCGGCATGTCCGGCGACTCGGACGCGCTGTCGCGGCGGCTGCGCGACGCGGAGCGCGCACGCGCCGACGCCGAGCGAGCGCATGCCGACGCGCTCGCGCAGCTCCGCTCCGCGCAGCGCAGCCCGCTCGATGCGCACACCGTCGACCAGCTGCAGTCACGGGCAAGGGAGCTGGAGAAGAAG GCGGCGTTAGAAACGGTGCGGTGCGAGGAGCTACAACTAGAGCTGTCGGCATCTCTGCGCGcgcgcggcgcgccggccaCCTCGTGGAGCCAGCACCAGCAGCAGCACCAGCAGCCCGCCTCCGAGATCGAGCGCATCATGGCCAAGATAGAGCAGGACAACCGCATCCTCGCCGAGCTCGAGCACACCCGCTCCACCACGCACG GTATGCAAACGAGTGGTTCCAACCAAGCGCTGGGGGACTTCCACTCCCCGGCGCCGTCGCCGCTGCCGCACTCGTACACGAGCGCGGGGCACCATCAGGTCGCCATCTGCCAGAGCAATACCATGCCCACGCTATCCTCGCTGCACGCCACCGGCCAGTTCACGGCGCCCAGCTCCAACTCCGTCGCCTACTCCATGAGCGCGCACAACCCTACCTCCTATACGAACCCAGTCTCTGCCTACTCAACAAATACCTACGGACTGACGAATCCCAGTCACCAAGTCACCTTCACAAACCCTGTTACAGCTCCACTTGTCAACAATATCGGACAATTATCCAGCACTCTAGCGGGACTGCAGAGCAACTTGCAAAATATTACTGGCAACGTATCGGGCATGAGTTTAGGAGGAGGCTTGACCGGATCTACGTTAACTGGAACCATGGCGGGATCTGGGTTGACGAGTTGCTTGAACAATGTGCAGACCAGTTTATCTGGAGGATTGACTAGCACTCTTGGAGGAATGCAGTCCACGTACACTGGCGGGTTGGGAAACGCCCTTTCGAACCTGACGAATGCCACGCAACTGGGAGGATTAAATACGAGTCTGACTGGCACTAATGTATACGGTGCTGGGACTGGAACCTACACAAATCCGTTGCTGTCTAGTGGAATAGGAACTAATGCTATGAACATTAAACTGAAGCCGCTAGATGAAATAGACCTCGGGATCGGGAGATACGGGACGACCACGTCAGGCGTGGGGCGAGTGGCGACGCCCGTCACGCCGCACCAACCCGGGTGGAGCTTAGGATTAGATAGCCAATTTGGAACTGATAGATTAGGTGCATTAGATTCGGGTTTCAGCCATGACCGAAATCAAAGAGCTTTGTCTAGAATCATGCCTAACTCTGGATTGGAAATGGACA TTCGGAATACACATTATATGAACGGCACCGCCCCAAGTCAGGAGGGTCAGGTGGACATGCTGGACATTCCTGGGAAAGGGCGTTGCTGTGTCTACATCGCTCGGTTTTCTTACGATCCACCAGA CATCGAAAGCGCGGAAGGGGAGTTATCCGTGAGCGCAGGAGACTATTTGCTGGTGTGGGGGCCGCCGGACTCGAACGCCGCTATGCTGGACGCCGAGCTGCTGGACGGACGCCGCGGCCTCGTGCCCGCCAACTTCGTCCAGCGGCTTGTGGGTGACGACTTATTAGAATTCCATCAG GCTGTAGTAGCCACACTCCGAGACGCCGACGAATCGGCGACGACAGCCATCAGCGACCTCTCGCTCAGTCGCGACGTCGCGCGACTCAGCGAGGTGGCCGACCTCAGCGAGGGACCTGAAGATGACGACAACG TCCCGGCGCCGCGGCAGCTGACACTGGAGCGGCAGCTTAACAAGTCCGTGCTCATCGGCTGGACGGCGCCCGAGGGCGTCCAGCAAGCCAATATCGAGAGCTACCATGTGTACGTCGATGGAGTCCTGAAGACAACCGTGAAGGCTTCGGAGAGGACACGCGCTCTGGTTGAAGGAGTCGACTCTAATCGG cCGCACCGGATCAGCGTGCGTTCAGTGACGGTCACACGGCGCACGTCCCGTGACGCAGCTTGCACCATGGTGATCGGGCGTGACACGGCTAACATGGGCCCAACGTGCGTACGTGCCAGCGGTGTGACATGCTCGCAGGCTGTTATCTCCTGGCTGCCGGCTAATTCGAACCACCAGCACGTCGTTTGCGTTAATAATGTTGAG GTTCGAACAGTAAAGCCCGGAGTGTACCGCCACACGATCACCGGTTTGTCTCCAAGCACACAGTATAGAGTAACGGTCCGAGCAAAACACTTACGAGCCGGACCGCCTTCTGGTATACCTATAGAAGAGGCCCCCGGGGCCTACACGGACTTCCGGACGCTCCCCAAGGGCCTCCCCGACCCGCCCGCCGAGATCATG GTGGAAGCGGGCCCGCAGGATGGCACGCTGCTGGTGACGTGGCAGCCCGTGCTGCGCCCGCCCGCCTCCGGGCCCGTCACGGGGTACGCCGTCTACGCGGACGGCAAGAAGGTGACCGACGTCGACTCCCCCACCGGAGATCACGCGCTCATCGACATCGGAAAGCTGATCGGCCTCAATCCCAAATGTGTCACA GTTCGTACAAAGTCTCGCGACAGTCAGTCGGGAGACAGCGCGCCAACTCCGATCCCGCCAGCGGTACTGCGCGGGGTCGTGAACCGTGGGCCTCGGGGCCCCATGGGCCCTATGGGCCCTATGGGTCCTATGGGCCCCTCTGGGCAGCAACAAGGCTTCCGTGGCCAGCAGCGCCCGCAGCCCTACCAGCAGCACCAGCAAGTGCTAGAACACGACGAAAACCTCTCGGATAAGGAGATATTCCCCTCCGCCAACCGACACGATCCGCATGCCGCTCAG CCCGCGAGTGGATTCGGCACAGGCCTCCTAAAGAGTATATTCGACAAAATAACCCCTTCG CAATCGGGGATACCGGCCATCGAAATCACTAAAGAGGGAGCGGCGGAGCTGGGTAGTGAGGACGAGGAACGCCGCCGCCAGCAG CAGCAACCGTCCCAACCAGCGCAAGCGTCGCAGCAGCCATCGGGTCAGCCGTACCCGAATACACAAGCCTACCATGGCACGCAGCAACCCCCCTATCAACCACAGCCAGCCGGCCAGTACCCAAGTAGCCAGCCTCCGTACCCCGGCGCCCCGGGCCCCGCGGCCGGCCCCATGCCGCCCTACAACCAACCCCCGCCGAGGAACCACCACGAGAGGGGCCGCCCTCCTAACCCCCACCAG caacaacaacaacaacaagggCAGCAGGGTGCGTACGGGCCGCGCGGGGGCGCCCCACAGGGGCCGAGGGGCGCCGCCCCGCGCCACCCGCAGCAGCACCCGCAGTCCAAACGAAGTCGGTACTTCATGGCGCTCTTCGACTACGATCCGGCAACCATGAGCCCTAACCCGGAGAGCTGCGATGAAGAACTGCCGTTTAGTGATGGAGACATCATCAAG GTGTGGGGAGACAAGGACGCAGACGGTTTCTTTTGGGGCGAGTGCCGCGGGCGACGGGGTTACGTGCCGCACAACATGGTGGTGGAGGTGTCGGAGGCGGACGCGGGGCAGGCGGCGGCCAGCAAGCCCCGCGACCGCTGGACGGACTCGTACGCGAACCAACCCGTGCGCCGCATGGTGGCGCTGTTCGACTACGACCCGCAGGAACTGAGCCCTAACGTGGATGCTGAT GCGGAGCTAAGTTTCCAGACGGGGCAGATAATCCACGTGTACGGAGACATGGACGACGACGGCTTCTTCATGGCGGAGATAGATGGCGTGCGCGGGCTCGTGCCCAGCAACTTCCTCGCAGAGTCGAACGACCAGTACGCGGGCACCGGCCAGCCTGGGCAAG GCGCTGTGGGCGGCAGGGGAGGGGCGGCGCTGCGCGGGCGGGGCGGTGGCGCGGCGCCGGGCCCGGGCGCACgcggcccgccgccgccgccgcgcgacaacgtggcgcccgcgccgcgcaacCAGCAGAGGAAAG ATGCCTGCCCTCTTCCCCCTTCTCAGTTAGACCACAACACTTGCGCCAGTAATCCAGAACAGGTGAATTCTCag CAGGCGAGGGCGAGAGGCGCAGCGagcgcgccggcgccggcgagCACGATCGCGCGCACGAGCGCTGGTAACGTCGGCACGCCTGTGCAGTCGCCCGCCGCCGGCGGCCTGGGCTCGCTGGGCGGGCTGGGCTCGCTCGGCAGCagccccgccgccgcgccgcccgccgccgcgTCGCCCGCACGCCGCGCCGGCCCCGCCGTGGTCCCGCAGCCCGCCGTGCAGCCGCTCCAGACACCCGCGCAGCAGCAGCCGCCCACCTCCCAGCCGAACCTCATGCAGAAGTTCACCGAGATGACCGCCCCCGGCGGCGACATCCTCAGCAAAGGCAAGGAGCTGATCTTCATGAAGTTCGGGCTGGGCGGCAAATAA